The Solibacillus sp. FSL R7-0682 genome includes a window with the following:
- a CDS encoding phosphotransferase has product MKYYEDAFLAQKVKLIHHQLEKIKFPYHVPVERNEDAHIIKQRWYEGRSANYRQPDDRKLTLHVLQTLHQTGKEIDWTELNLLPYYGLKEKWNRRFERFIEHESALTELLEDNYKKIVKQAEKALTYIEATKYVPERQTLLHGDVVHHNFMIGDEGIKLVDFDLAALGQKTDEIILWLHRVLPNVNYNLTDLMNEHPTLQEVRHKLHYLLYPNEVMREALYYLKLSPRQQQACYPFIQSVVSECIFYEKKLKRAIEALQ; this is encoded by the coding sequence ATGAAGTATTATGAGGATGCCTTTCTTGCACAAAAAGTGAAATTGATTCATCATCAACTTGAAAAAATAAAGTTTCCTTATCATGTACCTGTAGAAAGAAATGAGGATGCGCATATTATCAAACAGCGCTGGTATGAAGGAAGAAGTGCAAATTATCGTCAGCCAGATGATCGAAAGTTGACGTTACATGTACTACAAACATTGCATCAAACGGGTAAGGAAATTGACTGGACAGAACTGAATTTACTCCCTTATTATGGGTTGAAAGAAAAGTGGAACCGTCGATTCGAACGATTTATTGAGCATGAATCGGCATTAACAGAATTGCTGGAAGATAATTATAAAAAAATCGTTAAACAGGCTGAAAAGGCATTAACTTATATTGAAGCGACAAAATACGTACCCGAACGACAAACATTACTTCATGGCGATGTCGTACACCATAATTTTATGATTGGTGACGAGGGGATAAAGCTTGTTGATTTTGATTTAGCTGCATTAGGTCAAAAAACAGATGAAATCATATTATGGTTACACCGTGTTTTACCGAACGTCAACTACAATTTAACGGATTTGATGAATGAGCACCCTACTTTACAAGAAGTGAGGCATAAGCTCCATTATTTACTTTATCCAAACGAAGTGATGCGAGAAGCATTGTACTATTTAAAATTATCACCAAGACAGCAGCAAGCTTGTTATCCTTTTATACAATCTGTAGTGAGTGAATGTATATTCTATGAAAAAAAATTAAAACGTGCCATTGAAGCATTACAATAG
- the ruvA gene encoding Holliday junction branch migration protein RuvA produces MYDYLKGQVTRVTPEYIVLEQQGIGWLLYTPNPYAFRQSALEQQIFVSMQVREDAQNLYGFHSLEQRELFKKLIQVSGIGPKGALAILASGNPTSVIQAIEMEDEAFLVRFPGVGKKTARQMILDLKGKLGMLLDTVELPSNEDELPLFGVNPNKHELEEALLALVALGYSEKELDKIKPQLDEDDSLSTTDGYIKQALKLLLKMK; encoded by the coding sequence ATGTATGATTATTTAAAAGGACAAGTAACACGTGTTACACCAGAATATATTGTTTTAGAGCAGCAAGGGATTGGTTGGTTGCTATATACGCCTAATCCTTATGCATTTAGACAATCTGCATTAGAGCAGCAAATTTTTGTTTCGATGCAAGTTCGCGAAGATGCACAAAATTTATATGGCTTTCATAGTTTGGAGCAACGTGAATTATTTAAAAAACTGATTCAAGTATCAGGAATCGGTCCAAAGGGTGCTTTAGCGATATTAGCAAGTGGTAACCCTACGTCCGTTATACAAGCGATTGAAATGGAAGATGAAGCTTTTTTAGTACGTTTCCCTGGTGTTGGTAAAAAAACTGCACGCCAAATGATTTTAGATTTAAAGGGCAAGCTAGGTATGTTACTAGATACAGTCGAACTCCCTAGTAACGAGGATGAATTGCCGTTATTTGGTGTAAATCCGAATAAGCATGAGCTTGAGGAAGCGTTACTTGCTTTAGTAGCGCTTGGCTACTCAGAAAAAGAGCTTGATAAAATTAAACCGCAGCTCGATGAAGATGACTCTTTATCAACAACAGATGGCTATATTAAACAAGCACTTAAATTATTATTAAAAATGAAATAA
- the ruvB gene encoding Holliday junction branch migration DNA helicase RuvB has translation MLDRVLSGEASEAEEQLELSLRPQRLMQYIGQHKVKENLKIFIEAAKLRQESLDHVLLYGPPGLGKTTLAIVIANEMDVNVKMTSGPAIERPGDLAAILSSLEAGDVLFIDEIHRLPRAIEEVLYSAMEDFCLDIVVGKGPEARSIRLELPPFTLVGATTRAGALSAPLRDRFGVLARLEYYDEEALAEIVIRSGTLFGVELNEQAAGEIARRSRGTPRIANRLLRRVRDYAQVLANGIVSPDLAKQALELLQVDPRGLDHIDHKLMQSLIERFGGGPVGLDALAASIGEERITIEDVYEPYLLQIGFIQRTPRGRMATDLCYTHFGYPPAQKE, from the coding sequence ATGTTAGACCGCGTACTTTCAGGAGAAGCTTCAGAAGCAGAAGAGCAATTAGAACTTTCCTTACGACCACAAAGACTTATGCAATACATAGGCCAACATAAAGTAAAGGAAAATTTAAAAATATTTATTGAAGCGGCAAAACTTCGTCAGGAAAGTCTAGATCATGTTCTCCTTTATGGTCCACCAGGTTTAGGGAAAACGACATTAGCGATTGTTATTGCGAATGAGATGGACGTTAACGTCAAAATGACAAGTGGGCCAGCAATTGAGCGTCCCGGCGATTTAGCTGCGATATTAAGCTCTCTTGAAGCGGGCGATGTCCTATTTATTGATGAAATCCATCGCCTGCCACGTGCGATTGAAGAAGTTTTATATTCTGCAATGGAAGATTTTTGTTTAGATATTGTCGTTGGAAAAGGACCAGAAGCCCGGTCGATTCGCTTAGAGTTACCGCCATTTACACTTGTTGGTGCAACGACTCGAGCAGGTGCTTTATCTGCCCCGTTACGGGATCGATTTGGTGTCCTTGCGCGATTAGAATATTATGACGAAGAGGCATTAGCGGAAATTGTTATTCGTTCAGGAACGTTATTTGGAGTCGAGCTAAATGAACAGGCAGCAGGTGAAATTGCACGTCGTTCGCGCGGGACACCACGTATCGCCAATCGGTTATTAAGGCGTGTACGCGATTATGCGCAAGTATTAGCAAATGGTATTGTTTCACCAGATCTTGCGAAACAAGCATTAGAGCTTTTACAAGTAGATCCTCGAGGGCTTGATCATATAGACCATAAGCTTATGCAATCATTAATTGAACGCTTTGGTGGAGGTCCGGTTGGTTTAGATGCACTCGCTGCTTCAATTGGTGAAGAACGTATTACGATTGAAGATGTGTACGAGCCATATTTATTACAAATCGGTTTTATTCAGCGAACACCACGCGGACGTATGGCAACGGATCTTTGCTATACACATTTTGGCTATCCGCCAGCACAAAAAGAATAG
- the queA gene encoding tRNA preQ1(34) S-adenosylmethionine ribosyltransferase-isomerase QueA, translating into MRVEDFDFHLPEELIAQTPLLDRTASRLMVVNPNSLEVEHHTFGHILDELHAGDCLVLNDTRVLPARLMGVKPDTGANIELLLLKQTNEDEWETLVKPAKRVKVGTVVTFGDGLLTATCTGELDHGGRTFKFEYDGIFYEILDKLGEMPLPPYIREKLDDQDRYQTVYAKERGSAAAPTAGLHFTETLLEAIRAKGVEIVFVTLHVGLGTFRPVSVDSIEEHDMHSEFYSVSEEAAETIQRVKDAGGKVISVGTTSTRTLETVASKNDGKIVTAQGWTNIFIYPGYEYKAIDGLITNFHLPKSTLVMLVSALASKESILNAYEKAVEEKYRFFSFGDAMFIRPKK; encoded by the coding sequence GTGAGAGTAGAAGATTTTGATTTTCATTTACCAGAAGAATTAATTGCACAAACACCTTTACTTGACCGAACTGCGAGTCGTTTAATGGTTGTTAATCCAAATTCATTAGAAGTTGAGCATCATACATTTGGGCATATTTTAGATGAGTTACATGCAGGGGATTGCCTTGTATTAAATGATACGCGTGTATTACCAGCTCGTCTAATGGGTGTTAAGCCTGATACGGGTGCAAATATTGAGTTGTTATTATTAAAACAAACAAATGAAGATGAATGGGAAACACTTGTAAAACCTGCGAAGCGTGTGAAAGTAGGGACAGTTGTAACATTCGGTGACGGCTTACTAACAGCCACATGTACCGGCGAATTAGATCACGGTGGTCGTACGTTTAAATTTGAATACGACGGAATTTTTTATGAAATTTTGGATAAACTTGGTGAAATGCCACTTCCTCCATATATACGTGAAAAATTAGATGATCAAGATCGTTATCAAACAGTTTATGCAAAAGAGCGCGGTTCTGCAGCGGCCCCAACGGCAGGGCTTCACTTTACAGAAACGTTGCTTGAAGCAATTCGTGCTAAAGGCGTTGAAATTGTCTTTGTAACGCTTCACGTTGGCCTAGGTACTTTCCGTCCAGTAAGCGTTGATTCAATTGAGGAACATGATATGCATTCAGAATTTTATAGTGTATCTGAAGAAGCTGCGGAAACAATTCAACGTGTTAAAGATGCCGGTGGTAAAGTTATATCCGTTGGAACAACATCAACACGTACGCTGGAAACAGTTGCATCAAAAAATGATGGCAAAATTGTCACAGCACAAGGTTGGACAAACATATTCATCTATCCGGGCTATGAGTATAAAGCAATTGATGGACTGATTACAAACTTCCATTTACCGAAGTCTACATTAGTTATGCTAGTCAGTGCTTTAGCTTCGAAAGAATCAATTTTAAACGCTTACGAAAAAGCAGTTGAAGAAAAATACCGCTTCTTCAGCTTCGGTGATGCGATGTTCATTCGTCCGAAGAAGTAG
- the tgt gene encoding tRNA guanosine(34) transglycosylase Tgt: MTQQPPIRYELIKTCAQTGARLGIVHTPHGSFETPTFMPVGTQATVKAMSPEELKEMNAGIILSNTYHLWLRPGNEIVKKAGGLHKFMNWDRPILTDSGGFQVFSLSKFRKIEEEGVHFRNHLNGDKLFLSPEKAMEIQNDLGSDIMMAFDECPPYPATYEYMLASVNRTTRWAKRCKEAHQRSDEQGLFGIIQGGEYEELRRRSAEALVELDFPGYAIGGLSVGEPKDVMNKVLDFTAPLMPANKPRYLMGVGSPDSLIDGAMRGIDMFDCVLPTRIARNGTLMTSEGRMVIKNAKYAEDFRPIDDNCDCYTCKNYTRAYVRHLLRTEETFGLRLTSYHNLRFLIKLMEDVRQAIREDRLGDFKEEFFEKYGYNKPNAKNF, encoded by the coding sequence ATGACACAACAACCACCAATTCGTTACGAATTAATTAAAACTTGTGCCCAAACAGGAGCGCGTTTAGGAATCGTTCATACGCCACACGGTTCATTTGAAACGCCAACATTTATGCCAGTTGGAACACAGGCTACTGTAAAAGCGATGAGTCCAGAGGAACTAAAAGAAATGAATGCGGGTATTATCCTATCAAACACGTATCATTTATGGTTACGTCCAGGTAATGAAATCGTCAAAAAAGCAGGTGGCTTACACAAGTTCATGAACTGGGATCGTCCCATTTTAACCGATTCAGGTGGCTTCCAAGTATTCTCGTTAAGTAAATTCCGCAAAATTGAAGAGGAAGGCGTTCACTTCCGTAATCATTTAAACGGTGACAAATTATTTTTATCTCCAGAAAAAGCAATGGAAATTCAAAATGACTTAGGATCAGATATTATGATGGCCTTCGATGAGTGTCCACCATATCCTGCGACATATGAGTACATGCTAGCATCAGTAAATCGTACAACACGATGGGCGAAACGTTGTAAAGAAGCGCATCAGCGTTCTGATGAACAAGGTCTATTCGGTATTATTCAAGGTGGCGAATATGAGGAATTGCGTAGACGTTCAGCAGAGGCACTAGTAGAACTAGATTTCCCAGGCTATGCAATTGGTGGTTTATCTGTTGGTGAACCGAAAGATGTCATGAATAAAGTATTAGACTTTACAGCGCCGTTAATGCCAGCAAATAAGCCACGTTATTTAATGGGTGTTGGTTCTCCAGATTCACTTATTGATGGGGCGATGCGCGGAATTGATATGTTTGACTGCGTATTACCGACACGTATTGCGCGAAACGGTACGTTAATGACATCTGAAGGCCGTATGGTCATTAAAAATGCGAAGTATGCTGAAGACTTCCGCCCTATTGATGATAACTGTGATTGCTACACTTGTAAAAACTATACACGCGCATATGTACGTCATTTATTACGTACAGAGGAGACATTCGGCCTCCGCCTAACTTCTTACCATAACTTACGCTTCTTAATTAAATTAATGGAAGATGTACGTCAAGCAATTCGTGAAGATCGTTTAGGTGATTTTAAAGAAGAATTCTTTGAAAAGTACGGCTATAATAAGCCAAATGCAAAAAATTTCTAA
- the yajC gene encoding preprotein translocase subunit YajC, translating to MEGLIQFLPIIVMFIAMWFILIRPAQKRQKATMQMQNNLKRGDRIVTVGGLHGEVDAIEDAVVYILVDGNTRLKFERQAIGRVESV from the coding sequence ATGGAAGGTTTAATCCAATTTTTGCCAATTATCGTAATGTTTATTGCGATGTGGTTCATTTTAATTCGTCCAGCACAAAAACGTCAAAAAGCTACGATGCAAATGCAAAACAACTTAAAGCGTGGTGACCGCATAGTAACAGTTGGTGGTTTACATGGTGAAGTCGATGCAATTGAAGATGCAGTTGTATATATTTTAGTTGACGGGAATACACGTTTGAAATTTGAACGCCAAGCAATTGGTCGTGTAGAATCAGTTTAA
- a CDS encoding DUF421 domain-containing protein: MNDYLLILFRTVILYIILLVVFRLMGKREVGELSIVDLAIFVLMAEVAALALDDVHNHFGKAVLPIGILFIIQYINSLLILKNKRLRDFIEGDPSMIIRDGWIIEQEMKNQRYNLDDLLQQLREQGVGSVQDVAYAFLEQSGKLSIYRKDDTELIMPLILDGYVDQRHLKIINKDCEWLEQELMVMGYHNIKDIFYCSYEKGKWFVQLSSRKN, translated from the coding sequence ATGAATGACTATCTGTTAATTTTATTTCGAACAGTTATTTTATATATCATTTTACTCGTAGTATTCCGATTGATGGGGAAGCGAGAAGTAGGAGAGCTAAGTATTGTTGATTTAGCAATTTTTGTATTAATGGCTGAAGTTGCGGCATTAGCACTTGATGATGTACATAATCATTTTGGTAAAGCCGTTTTGCCTATTGGTATATTATTTATTATTCAATATATAAACTCCTTGTTAATTTTAAAAAATAAGCGTCTACGTGATTTTATTGAAGGCGATCCATCGATGATTATACGAGACGGATGGATAATAGAACAGGAAATGAAAAATCAACGCTACAATTTAGATGACCTATTACAACAGCTTAGGGAACAAGGTGTTGGCTCAGTGCAGGATGTCGCCTATGCGTTTTTGGAGCAATCTGGAAAGTTATCGATTTACCGTAAAGATGATACAGAACTAATAATGCCACTCATTTTAGACGGATATGTCGATCAACGACATTTAAAAATTATTAATAAAGATTGCGAATGGCTGGAACAAGAATTAATGGTCATGGGTTATCACAATATAAAGGATATTTTTTACTGTAGCTATGAGAAAGGAAAATGGTTTGTCCAGTTAAGTTCTCGAAAAAATTGA
- a CDS encoding putative polysaccharide biosynthesis protein: protein MGSFLKGTLFLMFVIFISKLFGFVYRMQFMRIAGEEAVGLYMTAYPTFIFFISLIQLGIPIAVAKLIAHYHASNKDEHISVIMRTAIKLSVLSIIIFMPILMLTIPYIVKNLLHNENLIFTLYVSLFTIPLVIFSSLMKAYLQGLAKIAPTAWAQLLEQLVRIGLIVFALPYFIIPSEPAKTAAVAMGITAMGEVFSFLFLGYYYWKSKRNLKKATTKGTFVKPIFNIAIPSAGSKLFGTFTWFLEPIVFLKALTVSGITAGAATTLYGVISGVHIPLLLFPSFIPNALAIVLIPAVSSALASKNWTLLNQRIGMSLRLSSIIGCGAAAFFFLHGDELTMQLFHLEENRGYMKILAPIFYFYYIQSPLHSILQAVDEARVAMMNSIYGGIGKLFLLYLLASQSSIQEHGAIIAIGFGVLITSFLHIASIRQHKKIAVGFRFFVLPYLIFIVTCFIQPILTQNLSLYASCTVTILMVTSLLIITNQLKLQDLKYVRSIFSRT from the coding sequence TTGGGGTCATTTTTAAAAGGAACACTATTTTTAATGTTTGTCATTTTTATTTCTAAGCTGTTTGGCTTTGTTTATCGCATGCAATTTATGCGGATTGCAGGTGAAGAGGCCGTCGGTTTGTACATGACAGCCTATCCTACATTTATATTTTTTATTTCACTTATTCAATTAGGCATTCCAATTGCCGTTGCTAAACTTATTGCGCACTATCATGCAAGTAATAAGGACGAACATATTTCAGTAATTATGCGGACAGCAATCAAGTTATCCGTTTTGTCTATTATTATTTTCATGCCTATACTAATGCTTACTATTCCATATATCGTTAAAAACTTATTACATAATGAAAATTTAATTTTTACTCTATACGTTAGCTTATTTACAATACCACTTGTTATTTTTTCTAGTTTAATGAAAGCATACTTACAAGGTTTAGCAAAAATTGCGCCAACAGCATGGGCACAGTTACTTGAACAACTCGTTCGTATCGGATTAATCGTATTTGCACTTCCATACTTTATCATTCCAAGTGAACCGGCAAAAACAGCTGCTGTCGCAATGGGTATTACGGCAATGGGAGAAGTATTTTCTTTTTTATTTTTGGGCTACTACTACTGGAAATCGAAGCGGAACCTAAAGAAAGCGACGACAAAAGGAACATTTGTCAAACCAATTTTTAATATCGCTATTCCTTCTGCAGGTAGTAAATTATTTGGAACCTTTACATGGTTTTTAGAACCAATCGTCTTCTTAAAAGCTTTGACGGTTTCTGGTATAACCGCTGGTGCTGCAACAACTCTTTACGGTGTTATTTCAGGTGTTCACATTCCATTATTGTTATTTCCATCCTTTATACCAAATGCTCTTGCAATTGTACTAATTCCGGCTGTTAGTAGTGCATTAGCAAGTAAAAATTGGACATTGCTTAATCAACGTATCGGCATGTCACTGCGGCTTTCTTCAATTATTGGATGTGGCGCTGCGGCATTTTTCTTTTTACATGGAGATGAACTTACGATGCAGCTGTTTCATTTGGAAGAAAACAGAGGGTACATGAAAATTTTGGCGCCAATTTTCTATTTTTATTACATTCAAAGTCCGTTACATTCTATTTTACAGGCCGTTGATGAAGCCCGTGTTGCGATGATGAACTCCATTTATGGTGGAATCGGAAAATTATTTTTACTCTATTTATTAGCTTCGCAATCTTCTATCCAGGAACACGGTGCGATTATTGCTATCGGGTTTGGCGTTTTAATTACATCTTTTTTACACATTGCTTCTATTAGACAGCATAAAAAAATTGCAGTCGGCTTTAGATTTTTTGTCTTACCTTATTTAATCTTTATTGTGACGTGTTTTATACAGCCAATTCTTACTCAAAATCTTTCGTTATACGCATCCTGCACTGTAACGATTCTTATGGTGACATCCTTATTAATCATCACAAATCAGTTGAAACTACAGGATTTGAAATATGTTCGTTCAATTTTTTCGAGAACTTAA
- a CDS encoding post-transcriptional regulator, giving the protein MAIPYASLYEKVQIILKNKIEEFHYFGYNSITEQELWEYCINKTWRKRDIQSLRLYELTSGILNVSASEIINYLQVNGLKQNLFEVEISDDELSNLFQQFPSSLSENNEK; this is encoded by the coding sequence TTGGCAATTCCTTATGCAAGTTTATACGAAAAAGTTCAAATTATTTTAAAAAATAAAATTGAGGAGTTTCACTATTTTGGTTATAATTCGATAACAGAACAAGAATTATGGGAATATTGCATTAATAAAACTTGGCGTAAACGAGATATTCAGTCATTGAGGTTGTATGAATTAACTTCAGGAATATTAAATGTATCCGCATCGGAAATTATTAATTACTTACAAGTAAATGGATTGAAGCAAAATTTGTTTGAAGTAGAAATTTCAGACGATGAACTGTCTAATTTATTTCAGCAATTCCCAAGTAGCTTGTCCGAAAATAATGAAAAGTAA
- the secDF gene encoding protein translocase subunit SecDF has protein sequence MKLVNRIITFVLVVALLFTGMGTTVEKVLNDVKLGLDLQGGFEVLYEVESLVDGQEVTEKVLADTTTALNGRINEFGVSEPSIQVEGKDRIRVQLAGLDDQSSARELLSSTANLTFRDVNDNILLDGTDLKEGGANASFDQQNQPIVSLTLKDASKFAEVTKKVLAMGPPNNLLVVWLDFEEGVDSYAAEVKKAPKDQKFKSAASVSQVLNTTDVMISGNFTVEETKNLASILNAGSLPVKLTEIYSTSVGAQFGEDALNDTVFAGIVGVLLIFVFMLLYYRLPGFISIITLTIFTYLVLIVFNGINAVLTLPGIAAIVLGIGMAVDANILTAERVREELRVGHTVKEAFKLGSKQSLSAIIDAQLTTLLAAAVLFYFGTSSVKGFATTLIISILLSFVTAVWGSRLLLGLLVNSGYFNNPAWFGINKSKQHHIDEGITSLDLSTKFDKLDFVGNRKKFYALSTIILVIGIGILAVFKLNLGIDFSSGTRVEIKANNEISQQEVVDYLDKIGFPNSDVVISGEEKDTAVMRYKDDFSQQEVLDFKAQVIEEFGHEPSLSTVSATVGKELALNAIYALTLAAIGIIIYVAVRFEWRMGLGAIISLLHDVFFMVAIFSVLRLEVDITFIAAVLTIVGYSINDTIVTFDRIRENIDRKETITTKEELANIVNKSLRQTLGRSVNTVLTVIVVVVALVFLGAPSIQNFSIALLIGLVTGMYSSICIAAQVWYTLKAREMDKKGTSVVKKEKKQWGSDEPTV, from the coding sequence ATGAAATTAGTAAACCGTATCATTACGTTTGTTCTCGTTGTAGCATTGCTATTTACTGGAATGGGCACAACGGTAGAGAAGGTTTTAAACGATGTAAAACTCGGTCTAGATCTTCAAGGTGGATTTGAAGTACTTTACGAAGTTGAATCACTAGTCGATGGACAAGAGGTAACGGAAAAAGTTCTTGCGGATACGACAACGGCTTTAAATGGCCGTATTAATGAGTTCGGTGTAAGTGAGCCGAGCATTCAAGTCGAAGGGAAAGATCGAATCCGTGTACAGCTAGCGGGTTTAGATGATCAGTCTTCGGCACGTGAGCTTTTATCAAGCACAGCCAATTTAACATTCCGTGATGTGAATGACAATATTTTATTAGATGGTACGGATTTAAAAGAAGGCGGTGCAAATGCTTCCTTTGACCAACAAAACCAGCCAATCGTATCGTTAACATTAAAGGATGCTTCAAAATTTGCAGAAGTAACAAAAAAAGTTTTAGCAATGGGTCCACCAAATAACTTACTCGTTGTATGGTTAGACTTTGAAGAAGGCGTCGATTCTTATGCAGCAGAAGTTAAAAAGGCACCAAAGGATCAAAAATTTAAATCGGCTGCATCTGTTTCACAAGTATTAAATACGACGGATGTTATGATTTCGGGTAACTTTACAGTAGAAGAAACGAAAAACTTAGCGTCGATTTTAAATGCGGGTTCATTACCAGTTAAATTAACAGAAATTTATTCAACGTCTGTTGGGGCACAATTTGGTGAAGATGCCTTAAATGATACAGTATTTGCGGGTATTGTCGGCGTATTATTAATTTTCGTCTTTATGCTACTTTACTATCGTCTACCAGGTTTTATTTCGATTATTACGTTAACAATCTTCACATATTTAGTATTAATCGTATTTAACGGGATAAACGCAGTATTAACGTTACCAGGTATCGCAGCGATTGTATTAGGTATCGGTATGGCCGTTGACGCCAACATTTTAACAGCAGAACGTGTTCGTGAAGAGTTACGTGTTGGACATACAGTGAAAGAGGCCTTTAAGCTAGGTTCAAAACAATCATTATCTGCTATTATTGATGCGCAGTTAACGACATTACTTGCAGCGGCAGTATTATTCTATTTCGGTACAAGTTCTGTAAAAGGTTTCGCAACAACGTTAATTATCTCGATTCTGTTGTCATTCGTAACAGCAGTATGGGGATCACGTCTGTTACTAGGCTTATTAGTAAATAGTGGCTACTTCAATAATCCAGCTTGGTTTGGTATTAATAAATCGAAACAACATCATATCGATGAAGGCATTACATCTTTAGACTTATCAACAAAGTTCGATAAACTTGACTTCGTTGGTAATCGTAAAAAATTCTATGCCTTATCAACAATTATTTTAGTCATTGGTATCGGGATTTTAGCAGTATTTAAATTAAACTTAGGAATCGACTTCTCAAGCGGTACGCGTGTGGAAATTAAAGCGAATAACGAAATTTCTCAGCAAGAAGTAGTAGATTACTTAGATAAGATTGGCTTCCCGAATAGCGACGTTGTTATATCCGGTGAAGAAAAAGATACAGCGGTAATGCGTTATAAAGATGACTTCTCACAGCAAGAAGTATTAGACTTTAAAGCACAAGTAATCGAAGAGTTTGGTCATGAGCCAAGCTTAAGCACTGTATCAGCTACAGTAGGTAAAGAGCTTGCTTTAAATGCGATTTATGCTTTAACATTAGCGGCTATTGGTATTATTATCTACGTAGCGGTACGATTTGAGTGGCGTATGGGTCTAGGTGCAATTATTTCCTTACTGCACGACGTATTCTTTATGGTTGCGATTTTCAGTGTACTTCGTTTAGAAGTAGATATTACGTTTATCGCAGCAGTATTAACAATTGTCGGTTACTCAATTAACGATACGATCGTAACGTTCGACCGGATTCGTGAAAATATTGATCGAAAAGAAACAATTACAACAAAAGAAGAGCTTGCAAACATTGTTAACAAGTCTCTACGTCAAACATTAGGACGTTCTGTGAATACGGTGTTAACTGTAATCGTTGTAGTAGTAGCATTAGTATTTTTAGGTGCTCCTTCAATTCAAAACTTCTCAATTGCACTACTAATTGGTTTAGTGACAGGTATGTACTCATCAATCTGTATTGCAGCACAAGTTTGGTATACTTTAAAAGCACGCGAAATGGACAAAAAAGGTACTTCGGTTGTGAAAAAAGAGAAAAAACAATGGGGTTCAGACGAGCCAACTGTATAA